The Microtus ochrogaster isolate Prairie Vole_2 unplaced genomic scaffold, MicOch1.0 UNK35, whole genome shotgun sequence genome has a segment encoding these proteins:
- the Slamf9 gene encoding SLAM family member 9, with translation MGAFLWSLLLLLREVKGFSGDDEDPEDVVAVLQESISLSLEIPPDEEVESITWSSQKNLAIVVPGKEGQSTSIKVMDPRYWGRVDVSESSYSLYINNLTWEDSGLYQAKVNLKTSQFSITTSYNLLVYRRLSKPHVTVTFKISEEGACNISLMCSVERAGMDATYTWFSSQDSTNTSREGSAIRTSWRPGDRALSYTCRVSNPISSTSSRLIPVGTFCADPGSPEKSPMFCLLTKGLLLLLLLVTLAVGLYVFRAQKNYEMSRVRKLKRNRIELSRKRKPGPSQVPPSLGESLF, from the exons ATGGGGGCCTTTCTCTGGTCACTCCTTCTGCTGCTTCGGGAAG TCAAAGGGTTTTCTGGAGATGATGAGGACCCTGAGGACGTGGTTGCAGTCCTTCAAGAGTCTATCAGCCTCTCTCTGGAAATACCACCCGATGAAGAGGTTGAGAGCATCACCTGGTCCTCTCAAAAAAACCTTGCCATAGTGGTGCCAGGGAAAGAGGGACAGTCGACCAGCATCAAGGTGATGGATCCTCGCTACTGGGGTCGAGTGGACGTCTCGGAGTCCAGCTACTCTCTGTATATCAACAATCTGACTTGGGAGGACTCGGGACTCTACCAAGCCAAAGTCAACTTGAAGACATCCCAGTTCTCTATCACAACGTCTTACAATCTCCTTGTCTACC gGCGACTGTCAAAGCCCCATGTCACTGTGACCTTTAAGATTTCCGAGGAAGGTGCCTGTAATATATCCCTGATGTGCTCTGTAGAGAGAGCAGGCATGGATGCGACCTACACCTGGTTTTCCTCACAGGACAGCACTAACACTTCTCGTGAAGGCTCTGCCATCAGAACATCCTGGAGGCCCGGTGACAGAGCCCTTTCCTACACTTGTAGGGTCAGCAACCCCATCAGCAGCACCAGCTCCCGTCTCATCCCTGTTGGGACCTTCTGTGCAG ATCCTGGCTCTCCCGAGAAATCTCCAATGTTCTGCCTCCTGACCAAGGGCTTGCTCCTTCTCTTACTCTTGGTGACTCTAGCTGTGGGACTCTATGTCTTCAGAGCCCAGAAAAATTATGAGATGTCAAGGGTAAGGAAACTCAAGAGAAACCGAATTGAActgagcaggaagaggaaacctGGTCCCAGTCAAGTCCCACCATCCCTGGGGGAATCTCTGTTCTGA